A stretch of Porites lutea chromosome 5, jaPorLute2.1, whole genome shotgun sequence DNA encodes these proteins:
- the LOC140938816 gene encoding uncharacterized protein, with amino-acid sequence MILHAWHASSTKERIVIQSPDTDVAVLAIYAYQMIQCNEIWFKTGVKDKVRYVPVHRIAEKLGRSVCAAIPAFHALTGCDSTSGLFQIGKKKGWKVFVKYPSLHDSVGNLGSQIPPPALTVEACERFICSLYTTNKKAGVTADDVRYWMFCQKHQRSESLPPTSNSLRHHIERANYEAYVWKHCLNATQQLLSPVSNGWKKVDGVLEPLLMSKDPAPQGLLELTTCKCTKSVCRRDDLCPCKAHEMPCTEACLCMNDESCQNPHKPVDVTPGSSEDELTDADV; translated from the coding sequence ATGATCCTTCATGCGTGGCACGCCTCTTCCACTAAAGAGAGGATTGTCATTCAGTCCCCTGATACAGATGTTGCTGTATTAGCTATctatgcataccagatgatacaGTGCAACGAAATCTGGTTCAAGACAGGCGTCAAAGATAAGGTTCGCTACGTCCCTGTCCATCGTATTGCTGAGAAACTTGGTAGGAGTGTTTGCGCAGCGATTCCAGCATTCCATGCACTAACTGGTTGTGATTCTACTAGTGGGTTGTTTCAGATCGGGAAAAAGAAAGGATGGAAGGTATTTGTCAAATATCCCAGTCTCCATGACAGTGTTGGCAACCTTGGCAGTCAGATTCCACCACCAGCGCTCACTGTTGAAGCCTGTGAGAGGTTTATTTGCTCCCTTTATACAACCAACAAGAAGGCAGGGGTAACAGCTGACGACGTACGCTATTGGATGTTCTGCCAAAAGCACCAAAGAAGTGAAAGTTTACCACCCACAAGCAACAGCTTGCGACACCACATTGAACGTGCTAACTACGAGGCATATGTGTGGAAACACTGCTTGAATGCAACACAGCAACTCCTGTCGCCAGTCAGCAACGGATGGAAGAAAGTGGATGGTGTTTTGGAACCACTTTTGATGTCCAAGGATCCAGCACCACAAGGGCTGCTTGAACTGACGACTTGCAAATGTACCAAATCTGTCTGCAGAAGGGATGACTTGTGTCCTTGCAAAGCCCACGAGATGCCCTGTACAGAGGCATGTCTTTGTATGAATGATGAAAGTTGCCAAAATCCTCACAAGCCAGTTGATGTAACACCTGGAAGCAGTGAAGACGAGCTAACAGATGCTGACGTTTAG
- the LOC140938272 gene encoding carbohydrate sulfotransferase 11-like, whose translation MSEIEKDGHLLERIKQRQTVRQQRLRDYCKKHASSRNRSDRYDHPIIVNDEYKVIFCYIPKVACSQWKRVFLALDNRTDVDDVHDNKHYKFLLYDYSDEDIKVRLKSYFKFVFVREPLERLLSAYNNKFVNNRWPWRIIQSYKTKILERYKQDEPSSNSSDQDLTFKKFIYYVSDVGFDRDAHWRSYGPICHPCDIEYDFIGHFEDMPEEAPYILRQTGMDRAVTFPPFLTHNTSSQLLKSYAPIPKEKIAQLGKAFEEDFEMFNYDFPGPLSDLMHD comes from the exons ATGTCTGAA ATAGAGAAGGATGGTCACCTTTTGGAGCGGATTAAACAGAGACAAACTGTGCGACAGCAGCGACTTAGAGACTACTGTAAGAAGCACGCTTCAAGCAGAAATCGAAGCGATCGATACGATCATCCTATAATTGTTAACGATGAGTACAAAGTAATCTTCTGCTATATTCCGAAGGTGGCCTGCAGTCAATGGAAACGTGTCTTTCTTGCTCTTGATAACCGCACCGATGTGGATGATGTGCATGATAACAAACATTATAAATTTCTCTTATATGATTATTCGGACGAGGATATTAAAGTGAGGCTAAAATCTTACTTTAAGTTTGTATTTGTTCGCGAACCACTCGAGAGGCTTTTGTCAGCCTACAATAACAAGTTTGTAAACAACCGATGGCCTTGGAGAATAATTCAAAGTTATAAAACGAAAATTTTGGAAAGATACAAACAAGACGAACCTAGCTCTAACAGCTCCGACCAGGATCTTACTTTTAAGAAGTTCATTTATTATGTGAGTGATGTTGGGTTTGATCGAGATGCACACTGGCGATCGTACGGCCCAATTTGTCACCCGTGTGATATAGAGTACGATTTCATCGGTCATTTTGAGGACATGCCAGAAGAAGCACCTTATATCCTACGGCAAACAGGAATGGATCGGGCAGTGACCTTTCCTCCGTTTCTTACCCACAATACTTCAAGTCAACTTCTTAAAAGCTATGCCCCGATACCCAAGGAGAAGATCGCTCAGCTGGGTAAGGCCTTTGAAGAAGactttgaaatgtttaattaCGATTTCCCAGGGCCTCTATCCGATCTCATGCACGATTGA
- the LOC140938273 gene encoding carbohydrate sulfotransferase 11-like, protein MSRELLGHLIVNDKYKVIYCYIPKVACSQWKRAFLALENRTNVTDVHSESNFKFLQKYSNEGVKMRLQSYYKFLFVREPFERLLSAYENKFVKRQWPWHKILKFEGDIYKKFSQVDPSAGRILTFKRFVYFLNDFGFNLNEHWAPCGRLCFPCDIEYDFIGHFKDMLEAAYVLKKTGMDKEVTFPEFVTHNTTGKLLQKYAPVRREKIVELGHTFKEDFEMFNYDFPGPLSSLLED, encoded by the coding sequence ATGTCCAGAGAACTACTGGGTCATTTAATCGTTAACGACAAGTATAAAGTTATCTACTGCTATATTCCCAAGGTTGCCTGTTCTCAATGGAAGCGTGCCTTTCTTGCGCTTGAAAACCGAACCAACGTGACAGATGTACACTCTGAGAGTAATtttaagtttcttcaaaagtaTTCCAACGAGGGTGTTAAAATGAGGCTTCAATCCTACTATAAGTTTCTCTTTGTTCGGGAGCCTTTCGAGAGGCTTTTGTCAGCGTATGAAAACAAGTTTGTAAAACGGCAATGGCCATGGCATAAGATTTTGAAGTTCGAGGGGGACATTTATAAAAAATTTAGTCAAGTTGATCCTAGCGCCGGACGGATTTTGACATTCAAgaggtttgtttattttttgaacGATTTTGGATTTAATCTAAACGAGCATTGGGCACCGTGCGGACGACTTTGTTTCCCATGTGACATAGAATACGATTTTATCGGCCATTTTAAGGACATGCTGGAAGCTGCTTACGTCCTGAAAAAAACTGGAATGGATAAAGAGGTTACTTTCCCTGAGTTTGTTACCCACAATACAACAGGTAAACTGCTCCAAAAATATGCACCAGTTCGCAGAGAGAAGATTGTAGAGCTAGGACATACATTTAAAGAAGactttgaaatgtttaattaTGATTTCCCAGGGCCTCTTTCTAGCCTTTTGGAAGATTGA